From a single Deinococcus detaillensis genomic region:
- a CDS encoding Rieske (2Fe-2S) protein, whose amino-acid sequence MFKSSQTDQRQEADLGRRDALRVIGCLLCAAAVPGVSSKAQAQSLGAPLNILRPSEALAADGFKLMSVAGDPAILYASKTPVADGVQRGQVWLTVYSRICSHRSTVVIDPPRNQVMTCPKHHQAYDLATGQPTGYVHRTSDPLAQYSLQVRPDQSVWITGMIRPQAG is encoded by the coding sequence ATGTTCAAGTCTTCACAGACCGACCAGAGACAGGAAGCTGACCTGGGCCGCCGCGACGCCCTGCGCGTGATCGGCTGCTTGCTGTGTGCCGCTGCCGTGCCCGGCGTCTCGTCGAAGGCTCAGGCCCAGTCGCTGGGTGCGCCTCTCAACATTCTTAGGCCTTCTGAGGCGCTGGCCGCTGACGGGTTCAAGCTGATGTCGGTGGCGGGTGATCCGGCGATTTTGTATGCCAGCAAAACGCCGGTAGCGGACGGCGTGCAGCGGGGTCAGGTCTGGCTGACCGTCTATTCCCGGATCTGTTCGCACCGCAGCACCGTCGTGATTGATCCGCCGCGAAATCAGGTCATGACCTGCCCCAAACATCATCAGGCTTACGACCTCGCCACTGGTCAGCCGACTGGATACGTCCACCGTACTTCAGACCCGCTGGCCCAGTACAGTCTTCAGGTAAGGCCCGATCAGTCGGTCTGGATCACTGGAATGATTCGCCCGCAAGCAGGGTGA
- a CDS encoding extracellular solute-binding protein — MKRMILGLSLLLSSASTVYAAPVTLHALFMKQAAYSEANIKDMTKAFEAKNPGVKINLEFVPYEGLHDKIVSSASAGSNGYDVVLFDVIWPTEFAKNGFLTDVTSRIPAADNSRVFSGAWTTVTADSKRYGMPWILDTKYLFYNKDMLKKAGIAAPPKTWEELQKQAAIIKAKKLVEYPIVWSWSQAEALICDYTTLLSAYGGQFYTGGKPAFNTGGGLKALQYMTGSLKSGLSNPNSTEYLEEDVRKVFSDGKAAFALNWTYMYAMANDPKQSKVAGNVGIVPAPGVAGVSQASAMNGSMGLGIPTGSPHKDEAWKFIQYLTSAPAQEQFATLSLPIWKASYSKPAVVKGQADLVKAANTSLNLMFPRPTIAQYPQLSTLLQTSLQKALLGSQTPAQALDSAAKAASRFR; from the coding sequence ATGAAACGAATGATTCTCGGTCTGTCACTGCTGCTGTCCTCTGCCTCCACGGTCTACGCCGCTCCCGTGACCCTACACGCCCTCTTTATGAAACAGGCCGCCTACAGCGAAGCCAACATCAAGGACATGACCAAGGCGTTCGAGGCCAAGAATCCCGGCGTCAAGATCAACCTCGAATTTGTTCCGTATGAGGGGCTGCACGACAAGATCGTCAGTTCCGCCTCGGCCGGAAGCAACGGCTACGACGTAGTGCTCTTCGACGTGATCTGGCCCACCGAGTTCGCCAAGAACGGCTTTCTGACCGACGTGACCAGCCGCATTCCCGCCGCCGACAACAGCCGCGTGTTTTCAGGTGCCTGGACGACGGTGACCGCTGACAGCAAGCGTTACGGCATGCCCTGGATTCTGGACACCAAGTACCTCTTCTACAACAAAGACATGCTCAAGAAAGCGGGCATCGCCGCGCCGCCCAAAACCTGGGAAGAACTGCAAAAGCAGGCCGCCATCATCAAGGCCAAGAAGCTGGTGGAATACCCCATTGTCTGGAGCTGGAGTCAGGCCGAGGCGCTGATCTGCGACTACACCACGCTGCTTTCCGCTTACGGCGGGCAGTTCTATACAGGCGGCAAACCGGCCTTCAATACCGGCGGCGGTCTCAAAGCTCTCCAGTACATGACTGGTTCGCTCAAGAGCGGCCTGAGCAATCCCAACAGCACCGAGTACCTCGAAGAAGATGTCCGCAAGGTCTTCTCCGACGGCAAGGCGGCCTTTGCCCTGAACTGGACTTACATGTACGCCATGGCCAACGATCCCAAGCAGTCGAAGGTCGCCGGTAACGTGGGCATCGTTCCGGCACCGGGCGTCGCCGGAGTGAGTCAGGCCAGCGCCATGAACGGCAGCATGGGCCTGGGGATTCCGACCGGCAGCCCCCATAAGGACGAAGCCTGGAAGTTCATTCAGTATTTGACCTCCGCTCCGGCGCAGGAGCAGTTCGCTACCCTGAGCCTCCCGATCTGGAAAGCCAGCTACAGCAAGCCCGCCGTGGTCAAGGGGCAAGCCGATCTGGTGAAGGCGGCCAATACCTCGCTGAACCTGATGTTCCCGCGCCCCACCATCGCCCAGTACCCTCAGCTCAGCACGCTGCTCCAGACCTCGCTGCAAAAAGCCCTCCTGGGCAGCCAGACGCCCGCACAGGCCCTTGATTCGGCGGCCAAGGCTGCCAGCCGCTTCCGCTGA
- a CDS encoding ROK family protein — protein sequence MLWQFLEHGALSRGGLAGRTGLSAVTVNLITRALEDQGLIIEIGKTEGAAGRPASILDLHPQLGTLVGIDCQPGEIHLLTGDIRGHQRQRTLLQAFRSEELHAQLMAEVAELLRSAPHGPVRHITVSVPAPVSGAGQMGEPNSLPQLDLAPLQEVAARSGADIVLENDANLWALAEKYDGAASDEDDFMVLVQRRSGIGLGLYLGGTVYRGTNGMAGELALARWPHQAWPTPIEQLPEALKQAALAYLVGAVAASLDLRLVIVTDDAQSSGQDIIQSLQHLAPQLCVVRSHLGPSGSVLGALTASRLRYAASLLSSSAAPALSLNSAPESSLLALSPTHLYRRLS from the coding sequence TTGTTGTGGCAATTTCTCGAACACGGCGCACTTTCGCGGGGTGGACTGGCCGGGCGCACCGGCCTGTCTGCCGTGACCGTCAACCTCATCACCAGGGCACTTGAAGACCAGGGCTTGATCATCGAAATCGGAAAAACGGAAGGCGCAGCGGGGCGTCCGGCCAGCATCCTCGATCTGCACCCGCAGCTGGGGACCCTTGTTGGTATCGACTGTCAGCCTGGAGAAATTCATCTCCTGACGGGTGACATCCGGGGGCATCAGCGCCAGAGGACGCTCCTACAGGCTTTCCGCTCTGAGGAGCTGCATGCTCAGCTCATGGCGGAGGTTGCCGAACTGCTGCGCTCAGCACCGCACGGTCCGGTGAGGCACATCACCGTCAGTGTCCCTGCGCCAGTCTCGGGCGCTGGCCAGATGGGAGAACCCAACTCGCTGCCTCAACTCGACCTCGCTCCGCTTCAGGAGGTCGCCGCACGCAGCGGTGCGGACATCGTGCTGGAAAACGACGCCAACCTCTGGGCGCTTGCCGAAAAATATGACGGTGCGGCCAGCGACGAGGACGACTTCATGGTGCTGGTGCAGCGCCGCAGCGGCATCGGCCTGGGGCTCTACCTCGGCGGCACCGTGTACCGGGGAACGAACGGAATGGCCGGCGAACTGGCGCTGGCCCGCTGGCCTCATCAGGCGTGGCCCACCCCAATCGAACAATTGCCCGAGGCCCTCAAGCAAGCAGCCCTCGCTTACCTCGTGGGCGCGGTGGCGGCCTCGCTCGATCTGCGGCTGGTTATCGTCACCGACGACGCTCAGTCCAGCGGCCAGGACATCATTCAGTCACTGCAGCACCTTGCCCCACAACTCTGCGTAGTCCGTTCACACCTGGGCCCGAGCGGCTCGGTGCTCGGCGCTTTGACGGCCAGCCGGTTGCGGTATGCCGCTTCACTTCTCTCGTCCAGCGCCGCCCCAGCCTTGTCTCTAAATTCAGCGCCGGAGTCGTCCCTGCTGGCGCTCTCCCCCACTCACCTTTACCGGAGGTTGTCATGA